Proteins encoded within one genomic window of Humulus lupulus chromosome 1, drHumLupu1.1, whole genome shotgun sequence:
- the LOC133806413 gene encoding uncharacterized protein LOC133806413, which produces MRSHIDAASGRTILSKTSAEALILFEDMAMNSCQSQSERSTIKKANGVFEVDQITSLMAHMSALTNQIKGLTENKVAASQETINVAQASSSNGLVDEQCQYVNQNYNFRPNNNLPTYYHPSLRNNEIFSYASNRNVLQPPQEPPRQIGEKPSPSLEELLKTYIVDSKARLDQHGTRLNNIETHCTNMGATMKTLETQVGQLANTMKTQMSRSFPSDTEKNPKECNAITLRSGKELDAPTVENKKVDEIPMNGEKEKDRKNERILKKESLVANSGSITFPDNPPKITTPLPFPQRFHKKEIDEKFAKFLNIFKKIYINIPFMDALEQMSNYTKFMKELMSKKCKLEDYETVKLTEKLNLGEVTQTTISLQLADCSLTYSRGIIEYFLVKIDRFIFSVDFVVLDMEEDQEISIILGRPFLATGKALIDVHDGNLTLRVNGEEIFFKNVFHDDPLELCLTTPISKEDLGVDSGMNDMEVVDNVFALEALPVEKEVSKKEDICKAPTLDNSLEKKNTASDGLILKQLPSHL; this is translated from the exons ATGAGATCACATATTGATGCTGCATCTGGCAGAACAATTTTATCAAAGACATCGGCGGAAGCATTAATCTTATTTGAGGATATGGCCATGAATAGTTGTCAATCTCAGAGTGAGAGATCGACGATTAAAAAGGCAAATGGGGTTTTTGAAGTAGATCAAATAACTTCACTGATGGCGCATATGTCTGCTTTGACTAATCAGATTAAGGGTCTCACTGAAAATAAAGTAGCGGCAAGTCAAGAAACTATAAATGTGGCACAAGCTTCTAGTTCGAATGGGTTGGTGGATGAACAATGCCAATATGTCAATCAGAACTACAACTTTAGACCCAACAACAACTTGCCCACATACTACCATCCTAGCCTGCGCAAtaatgaaattttttcctatgcaaGCAATAGAAATGTTCTCCAACCACCTCAAGAGCCACCTAGACAAATAGGGGAGAAGCCTTCACCATCACTTGAAGAGTTACTGAAGACTTACATAGTGGACTCCAAGGCAAGGCTAGATCAACATGGCACTCGTCTCAACAATATTGAAACACATTGTACTAATATGGGAGCAACGATGAAGACATTGGAAACACAAGTGGGTCAATTGGCCAATACTATGAAGACTCAAATGTCTAGATCTTTTCCAAGTGACACGGAGAAGAATCCAAAAGAGTGTAATGCaattactttgaggagtggaaaAGAATTGGACGCTCCTACAGTTGAGAATAAAAAGGTTGATGAGATCCCAATGAATGGTGAGAAAGAAAAAGACAGGAAAAATGAAAGGATTCTGAAGAAAGAGTCATTGGTGGCTAATTCGGGTTCAATTACTTTTCCGGACAACCCACCCAAGATTACTACTCCATTACCATTTCCTCAAAGATTTCACAAGAAGGAGATTGATGAAAAATTTGCAAAGTTCTTGAATATtttcaagaaaatatatattaacattccttttatggATGCCCTTGAACAAATGTCAAACTACACTAAGTTTATGAAGGAGTTGATGTCTAAGAAGTGTAAGTTAGAGGATTATGAAACTGTGAAGCTAACAGAA AAACTCAATCTTGGAGAGGTCACACAAACTACCATTTCCTTACAATTGGCGGATTGTTCTTTGACGTATTCTAGAGGTATCATTGAATATTTTCTAGTGAAGATTGATAGATTCATTTTTTCGGTTGATTTTGTTGTGCTTGACATGGAGGAAGACCAAGAAATTTCGATAATCTTGGGAAGACCTTTCCTAGCAACCGGGAAAGCTTTAATTGATGTACATGATGGTAACTTGACTCTAAGGGTGAATGGCGAAGAA atatttttcaagaacGTGTTTCATGATGATCCTTTGGAACTATGTTTGACAACACCGATTTCTAAAGAGGACCTTGGAGTGGATTCAGGAATGAATGATATGGAGGTGGTTGATAATGTCTTTGCTTTAGAAGCATTACCGGTAGAAAAGGAAGTGTCTAAGAAGGAAGATATTTGTAAGGCTCCAACTCTTGATAATAGCTTGGAGAAAAAGAATACTGCTAGTGATGGGCTTATTTTGAAGCAATTACCCTCTCATCTTTAG